The window GACTGTTGCCTCAATAACTGCTCTACGACAGCAACGTAGAGGGGCAATTGGAGGCTACGTCCCTCAAGGATGTCGTTCAACTTGGGTGTGGTGCTACCGGTTTTGTAGTCTCCGATGACGAACATCCCATTTCCCAACTCGACGCGGTCAATTCTCCCTGATAAGGCGACTTCTCCAACCGTTATCGCCTCCGTGCTGCCGAGTTGTGGATCGGTTGGCTCTGATCTGACACTGGGTCCAAACTCAACTTCAAAATAACGGGGTTGTACCTCAAGATTTCGTTCTCGTTCCGCTTCAAGGAATGCGGGTAAGACGCCGGTCCTGCCGTGACCGCCGATCAGCCTTTCCACCTCAATATCCCAAAACAGTTTCTCCGCCCGGTTGAGATGGCGTCTAGCCTCCTCCTCATTTAGATGATTTCGTGCGATTCGCTGGAGATCTTCGACTGCCTCCTCAAAATCCGCGTTCTCACAGCCAGAAATTGGCAATGCCTCACGACGGCGATCGTAAAACTCAAACAAAATTTTGTGCGCCAAGCTTCCCTTCTCCATGTTCGTTAAACCCGTTTCCTCCTCCTCAGTTGGGGTGAGATTCAATACCCGATCGGAGAAATATCGGAATGGACACTCGCCATAGGTTTCTAATTGGCTTACCGAATAGGTCCATTCACGTCGTTTTTCAAGCGCGCGACGACTTGACTCGGACAGTATTGGGTGGAGGCAGCCCTCGTACTCTCGGTCATCATGCGTGACAGTGCGGCTCTTTTCCACACGGACGTTGTGCTTAATCAAAGGAAGTGTCGGCAGCATCGTCGGAGGGATAGTCGGTTCCTTCAGTCCCTCGGTTTCTGAATGTTCCCAAACATACGTACCATAATTTTTTAGGAAATTCTCTGTACTAAAAAGGGTTTCGTCATCGTCCTTGGCGGTTTTAATATCAGCGATGCGCTCCAGCTCATCAATAAATGCGGAGCGCACCAACTCAACATCGCCATCATGTTGTGGACTCAGCAAGTATAGTTGTCCGCGATAAAGGGTGAGAGCTTGATAAAAAAGGAAGCGATCTTCGCACAGCTGATCCGATTCCGTGCCCCTTCGGCTAGAGGGCAAAAAGGGATCAGAACGAAAAACCGAGGGGAATTCGCCATCAATTAAGCCTCCTAAGATGACGGTATCAAAAGATAACCCCTTCGTCTGGTCAAGCGGCAGGATACGAACGCCATTATCATTTGGATTTCCCCACTGATAGGTAGATTCTGAAGTCATTAATTTGAGTCGGCTGATATAACTCTCGAACGAGTGAGGCAGTTCAGTCCCATAATCTGTCATCAAGAACTCAACCAGTTCATCAATGAGCCTGCGGAATTCGAGATAGGCGTTCATNNNNNNNNNNNNNNNNNNNNNNNNNNNNNNNNNNNNNNNNNNNNNNNNNNNNNNNNNNNNNNNNNNNNNNNNNNNNNNNNNNNNNNNNNNNNNNNNNNNNNNNNNNNNNNNNNNNNNNCCAATCATCAGTTTGAAAGTAGGGACTCCGCGAAACCTTATCTTGAGGTTCGGGCGGCACACCTCTTTGGAGTTGTTCCAATAAAGAAAAAATCGATACAATGACTGTGGAATTTTCAAGCCGTCCACTCCACTCCAAGGTGTAGGGGATACCGTAAAGTGGAAAGATCTCACAAATGAGTGGTGCGTAAATATCTAGTTTGTTGAACGTGACGCATATCTGATCTAACACCGGTGAGGATTGGTGCAACGTGAGTCGCTTGATTAACTTGGCAATTTCCTCTACCTCTTGGATACGATTTAGGGGGGACAACAGGGAGATTTGATCTGTAAGCACTAGTTTCTCCATTGCAGGTTCCTGTCCCTGATCTGTGTAGAACAGATTTCGAGAAAAGTGCAAATTGCGGGTTGCTTTGAA of the Candidatus Poribacteria bacterium genome contains:
- a CDS encoding PD-(D/E)XK nuclease family protein gives rise to the protein MNAYLEFRRLIDELVEFLMTDYGTELPHSFESYISRLKLMTSESTYQWGNPNDNGVRILPLDQTKGLSFDTVILGGLIDGEFPSVFRSDPFLPSSRRGTESDQLCEDRFLFYQALTLYRGQLYLLSPQHDGDVELVRSAFIDELERIADIKTAKDDDETLFSTENFLKNYGTYVWEHSETEGLKEPTIPPTMLPTLPLIKHNVRVEKSRTVTHDDREYEGCLHPILSESSRRALEKRREWTYSVSQLETYGECPFRYFSDRVLNLTPTEEEETGLTNMEKGSLAHKILFEFYDRRREALPISGCENADFEEAVEDLQRIARNHLNEEEARRHLNRAEKLFWDIEVERLIGGHGRTGVLPAFLEAERERNLEVQPRYFEVEFGPSVRSEPTDPQLGSTEAITVGEVALSGRIDRVELGNGMFVIGDYKTGSTTPKLNDILEGRSLQLPLYVAVVEQLLRQQSAPIQGFEEDFEPIQGVGGIYYVLQEESGVELGIGDRDYNGRAFQVSSRSGQLLPNSRYQIVDVDTDADSDVIGSIVDVAVEHANQYVRSIADGDFQLTSHDRTKVCRYCSFKQICRVGVIAEEMQA